A segment of the Sulfurovum indicum genome:
CTGACCGGCAATAAAAGCAACTACCGGCTTACTAATATTCTCTTTGATAAACTTTGCCGCCTGGATCTCAAGATCACCACCGATCTCACCAATCATCACGATAGCTTCAGTTTCTGGATCTGCCTCAAACATTGGAAGAAGCTGCTTGTAGCTAAGACCAATGATAGGGTCACCACCGATACCAACTGCCGTTGTAATGCCATACCCCTCTTTGACTACCTGATTTGCTCCCTCATATGTCAGTGTTCCTGACTTGGAAATAAGTCCAACATTTCCCTTTTTGAAAATATTACCCGGCATAATACCGATCTTGCACTCTTCAGCAGTAATAACACCCGGACAGTTCGGTCCTATCGTCATCATTCCATGTTTTACTGCATAGGCTTTGGCCATCTGCATGTCACGTACAGGAGCACCTTCTGTAATGATAACAGCCAGTTCAATTCCAGCATCAGCAGCTTCCATGACTGCATCTGCAACAAATGCAGGCGGGACAAATACCATAGAGACTGTCGCTCCTGTTGCATCAACTGCATCTTTCACTGTATTAAATACCGGCTTGCCAAGATGCTCTTGTCCACCTTTGTTCGGTGTAACACCACCAACAATATTCGTACCATAGGCAATACACTGCTCAGCATGGAAAGTACCTTCACTTCCGGTGAATCCCTGTACGATAACTTTTGTGTCTTTATTTACCAGAATACTCATCTTAGTTCGCTCCTTTTGCTGCTTCTACCGCTTTTTTCGCACCGTCTGCCAAGTCAGTAGCAGGAATAACATTGGCAATGTTTGCATTTGCAAGAATCTCTGCTGCTTCTACTGCATTTGTTCCATCCAGTCTAACCACGACCGGTACATGTACATCTACCAGTTTTGTCGCTTCCAAAATACCGTTCGCAATACGGTCACATCTTACAATACCACCGAATATGTTAACAAAAATCGCTTTTACTTTCGGATTTTTCAGAATGATCTCAAATCCTTTTGCGACCGTTTCAGCATTCGCTTTACCACCTACGTCAAGGAAGTTCGCCGGCGTGCCACCCATATAGTTTATCGTATCCATCGTCCCCATTGCCAGACCTGCACCGTTAACCATACATCCAATCTCACCGTCAAGTGCAATATAGCTCAAACCATACTGTGCTGCTTCTCTCTCATCCGGATCTTCTTCAGAAATATCTCTCATCTCTTCGATTTCAGGGTGTCTGTAGAGTGCAGAGTCATCAAATCCCATCTTTCCGTCAAGTGCAAGGAAGTCGCCAGAGCCTGTTTTTATGAGAGGGTTTATCTCGATCATTTCGGCATCTTTATCCATATAGACTTTATAAAGCTTCGATGCAAAATCAATGAATTTTTTCTGCTCGTTCTTATCAGTAATACCAAGACCGAAAACCAACTCTCTTCCATGGAATCCTTGGAATCCGACTGCTGGATCAACTGCTACTTTTACAATCTTTTCCGGTGTCTCTTCAGCAACTTTCTCAATCTCCATACCACCTTCGGTAGAAGCCATGATCACAGGCATCTCTTTCGCTCTGTCCAATACTACACCAAGATAGAGCTCATCCTGAATATCGGCACCCTCTTCTATATAGATCTTTTGGACCAGTTTACCTTCCGGTCCGGTCTGATGTGTAACCAGTGTCATTCCAAGAATCTCGCCAGCCAGCTCTCTAACCTCTTCAATCGATTTAGCCAGCTTAACACCTCCGCCAAGTCCACGGCCACCCGCATGGATCTGCGCTTTTACCACCCAGATATTTCCACCAAGTTCATGTGCTGCTTTTACAGCCTCATCCGGTGTATTTGCAACGATTCCTCGTGGTGTCGGCACACCATACTGGGCAAAAATCTGCTTTGCCTGATACTCATGAATATTCATGCAGTCTCCTTTTTTTCAATAAGTTCCTTTATTGTACAACTAACGCTGATAATATATGATTAATTGAATTATTATAAAGTGTGATTTTAATAAAGTGGTAAATTTTTACACAGTTTTAATGAGGTTTTCGGGGAAAAGGCAGCAAATTGCTACCTTTTGTAAAATTTAAGCCTTGGGAGCAATCATTTCCTGCGGCTGAACATAACGATCAAACTCTTCTGCTGAAAGGAAACCAAGATTGATTGCTTCTTCTTTCAGAGTTGTACCGTTTGCATGTGCTGTTTTAGCAATTTTTGCAGCGTTCTCATAACCAATATACGGATTAAGTGCTGTTACCAACATTAAAGAATCATTGAGGAATTTTTCGATCTTCTCTTCTATCGGCTGAATACCGACAGCACAATTAACATCAAAGCTTCTCATAGAGTCAGCCAAAAGTCTTACTGACTGTAGAATGTTGTAGGCAATAACCG
Coding sequences within it:
- the sucD gene encoding succinate--CoA ligase subunit alpha, which gives rise to MSILVNKDTKVIVQGFTGSEGTFHAEQCIAYGTNIVGGVTPNKGGQEHLGKPVFNTVKDAVDATGATVSMVFVPPAFVADAVMEAADAGIELAVIITEGAPVRDMQMAKAYAVKHGMMTIGPNCPGVITAEECKIGIMPGNIFKKGNVGLISKSGTLTYEGANQVVKEGYGITTAVGIGGDPIIGLSYKQLLPMFEADPETEAIVMIGEIGGDLEIQAAKFIKENISKPVVAFIAGQTAPKGKRMGHAGAIVSGSAGTAKEKMDALEAAGVKVVVSPADIGKAVKEVLSK
- the sucC gene encoding ADP-forming succinate--CoA ligase subunit beta, encoding MNIHEYQAKQIFAQYGVPTPRGIVANTPDEAVKAAHELGGNIWVVKAQIHAGGRGLGGGVKLAKSIEEVRELAGEILGMTLVTHQTGPEGKLVQKIYIEEGADIQDELYLGVVLDRAKEMPVIMASTEGGMEIEKVAEETPEKIVKVAVDPAVGFQGFHGRELVFGLGITDKNEQKKFIDFASKLYKVYMDKDAEMIEINPLIKTGSGDFLALDGKMGFDDSALYRHPEIEEMRDISEEDPDEREAAQYGLSYIALDGEIGCMVNGAGLAMGTMDTINYMGGTPANFLDVGGKANAETVAKGFEIILKNPKVKAIFVNIFGGIVRCDRIANGILEATKLVDVHVPVVVRLDGTNAVEAAEILANANIANVIPATDLADGAKKAVEAAKGAN